The Pangasianodon hypophthalmus isolate fPanHyp1 chromosome 13, fPanHyp1.pri, whole genome shotgun sequence genome includes a window with the following:
- the LOC117598994 gene encoding putative nuclease HARBI1 — protein MLCVALRFFANGSFLYNVGDAEHISKATVCRTVRKVCLALKRFLRIFVVFPGHKPLRVIREEFHRFAGFPNVFGCIDGTHIPIIAPSENEADYVNRRSIHSIYVQIICDAAHIITNVEAKWPGSVHDSRMFRESTLSNKLECGEIDGFLLGDRGYPCQPTLITPYPEPEPGHQQHFNVAHCRTRARVEMTIGLLKARFQCLRHLRVTPERACDIIAACVVLHNIAIIRGEQHPALQIQDPEEDPIHPADFQDGRVVRDILCRNFFSD, from the exons ATGCTTTGTGTTGCTTTACGTTTCTTTGCAAACGGTAGTTTTCTGTATAACGTGGGGGATGCAGAGCACATTAGTAAGGCCACTGTATGCAGAACAGTAAGGAAAGTGTGCCTCGCTCTCAAACGCTTTCTGCGGATTTTTGTGGTGTTTCCTGGGCACAAACCCCTGAGAGTCATCAGAGAGGAGTTTCACAGGTTTGCAG GATTTCCAAATGTGTTTGGATGCATTGATGGCACACACATTCCCATCATTGCACCCTCTGAGAATGAAGCTGACTATGTCAACAGGAGGTCTATTCACAGTATTTATGTGCAG ATCATATGTGATGCTGCACATATCATCACAAATGTGGAGGCCAAGTGGCCCGGCTCTGTTCATGACTCACGAATGTTTCGTGAGTCGACCCTGAGCAACAAGCTGGAATGTG GAGAGATTGATGGCTTTCTGCTGGGAGATAGGGGTTACCCGTGCCAACCAACACTAATAACCCCTTACCCAGAACCTGAACCAGGCCACCAGCAGCACTTCAATGTGGCACACTGCAGGACAAGAGCCCGGGTGGAGATGACCATAGGCCTGTTGAAAGCACGTTTTCAGTGCCTACGTCACCTCAGGGTAACCCCTGAGAGGGCCTGCGACATTATTGCGGCATGTGTTGTTCTCCATAATATTGCCATAATTAGAGGGGAGCAACACCCTGCCTTACAAATACAAGACCCTGAGGAAGACCCCATCCACCCTGCGGATTTCCAGGATGGAAGGGTAGTCAGAGATATTTTATGCCGCAATTTCTTCTCGGATTAA
- the tac4 gene encoding tachykinin-4, producing MELFKLCILAFVLYAQLHTGVSSFSEDMDIWSLENWQGDPAESGFTLHFDDLLKRSKSQQFHGLMGRSLDISQPLQLGRKRNNGEMFVGLMGKRSSKGDFEEEPDKPQ from the exons ATGGAGCTTTTTAAACTTTGCATTCTGGCCTTTGTTCTATATGCACAGCTGCACACTGGTGTGTCAAGTTTCAGTGAGGACATGGATATCTGGTCCCTGGAGAACTGGCAG GGTGATCCAGCAGAAAGTGGTTTCACTCTCCATTTTGATGACCTGCTGAAGCGCTCCAAATCACAGCAGTTTCATGGGTTAATGGGCCGAAGCTTAG ATATTTCTCAACCCCTGCAACTTGGTCGGAAAA gAAACAATGGAGAGATGTTTGTTGGACTGATGGGCAAGAGGTCTTCAAAGGGAG ATTTTGAAGAGGAACCAGACAAGCCACAGTAA